A DNA window from Pseudomonas resinovorans NBRC 106553 contains the following coding sequences:
- a CDS encoding flavin monoamine oxidase family protein, with translation MTATWRALALIIVGGLSATALAKDKQPTAIVIGGGMAGLTSAVELQAKGWQVTLLEAKPSIGGRSGLAASEWVGSAKLQPTLYHYLDQYKLKAVPAPDYVRNPGYLVNGRYFSEADLQKEAPSTVEGLKRFDKSLDDLAASIDDPLKPLANHTLQTLDSISVARWLEKLNLPPTAKALVDQRIRSRYDEPSRLSLLYLAQQARVYRGLPDTEMRAARLPGGSQGLAQAMAKQVKTIKTNARVSAIVQEKDGVTVKVGDTRYSADFVVLAVPLPALGKISLAPSLSALQLRALKDINYGWRDQMLLQFKKPVWGKSRLSGEVYSDQGLGMLWVEPALKGGANLLINLSGDNARLMQAFGDRQVVDQVLIRFDKHFPGAREQFKGYELRRYGKDALAGGAYLAYGPGEISLYWRLWEQPLGRVVFAGEHTDALYPGTLEGALRSGQRAAAQVIDLKAGKTVGPVESVAEAKPVAAPEASTKGEKKGFFSRLLD, from the coding sequence ATGACCGCAACCTGGCGCGCCTTGGCGCTGATCATTGTTGGGGGGCTCAGCGCGACGGCGCTGGCCAAGGACAAGCAGCCGACGGCCATCGTCATCGGCGGCGGCATGGCCGGCCTGACGTCGGCCGTTGAACTGCAGGCGAAGGGCTGGCAGGTCACCCTGCTGGAGGCCAAACCGAGCATTGGCGGGCGTTCCGGCCTCGCGGCCAGCGAGTGGGTCGGCAGCGCCAAGCTGCAGCCCACGCTCTACCACTACCTGGACCAGTACAAGCTCAAGGCCGTGCCCGCGCCGGACTACGTGCGCAACCCGGGCTACCTGGTGAACGGCCGCTACTTCTCCGAGGCCGACCTGCAGAAAGAAGCGCCCAGCACCGTCGAGGGCCTGAAACGCTTCGACAAGAGCCTGGACGACCTGGCCGCCTCCATCGATGACCCGCTCAAACCGCTGGCCAACCACACCCTGCAGACCCTGGACTCGATCAGCGTGGCGCGCTGGCTGGAAAAGCTGAACCTGCCGCCCACCGCCAAGGCCCTGGTGGACCAGCGCATCCGCTCCCGCTATGACGAGCCCTCGCGCCTGTCGCTGCTCTACCTCGCCCAGCAGGCCCGCGTCTACCGTGGCCTGCCGGATACCGAGATGCGCGCCGCGCGCCTGCCCGGCGGCAGCCAGGGCCTGGCCCAGGCCATGGCCAAGCAGGTCAAGACCATCAAGACCAACGCCCGCGTTTCCGCCATCGTGCAGGAAAAGGACGGCGTCACCGTGAAGGTGGGCGACACCCGCTACAGCGCCGACTTCGTGGTGCTCGCCGTGCCGCTGCCGGCACTCGGCAAGATCAGCCTGGCCCCGTCCCTTTCGGCCCTGCAATTGCGCGCCCTGAAGGACATCAACTACGGCTGGCGCGACCAGATGCTGCTGCAGTTCAAGAAGCCGGTCTGGGGCAAGAGCCGCCTTTCCGGCGAGGTCTACAGCGACCAGGGGCTGGGCATGCTCTGGGTCGAGCCGGCCCTCAAGGGCGGCGCCAACCTGCTGATCAACCTCTCCGGCGACAACGCGCGCCTGATGCAGGCCTTCGGCGACCGCCAGGTGGTCGACCAGGTGCTGATCCGCTTCGACAAGCACTTCCCCGGCGCTCGTGAGCAATTCAAGGGCTACGAGCTGCGTCGCTATGGCAAGGACGCCCTGGCTGGCGGCGCCTACCTGGCCTATGGCCCTGGCGAGATCAGCCTGTACTGGCGCCTGTGGGAGCAGCCCCTGGGCCGCGTGGTATTCGCCGGCGAGCACACCGATGCGCTCTACCCAGGCACCCTGGAAGGCGCGCTGCGCAGCGGCCAGCGCGCGGCCGCACAGGTGATCGACCTCAAGGCCGGCAAGACCGTTGGCCCGGTCGAGTCGGTCGCCGAGGCCAAGCCCGTGGCGGCGCCCGAGGCGTCCACCAAGGGCGAGAAGAAGGGCTTCTTCTCCCGCCTGCTCGACTGA
- a CDS encoding DEAD/DEAH box helicase → MSFASLGLSEALVGAVEAAGYAQPTPVQQRAIPAVLQGRDLMVAAQTGTGKTAGFALPVLELLFPNGHRDKSQRHGPRQPRVLVLTPTRELAAQVHDSFKLYARDLGLISTCIFGGVGMNPQVQALAKGVDLLVACPGRLLDLAGQGSVDLSHVEILVLDEADRMLDMGFIHDVKKVLARLPAKRQNLLFSATFSKDIVDLANKLLHDPERIEVTPPNTTVERIEQRVFHLPASHKRALLAHLITVGAWEQVLVFTRTKHGANRLAEYLTKHGLAAAAIHGNKSQNARTKALADFKANDVRILVATDIAARGLDIDQLPHVVNFELPNVEEDYVHRIGRTGRAGRSGEAISLVAPDEEKLLKAIERLTKQRIPDGDTQGFDPATVEAERPEARPPRPERQPRADKPKRESRAAAPQASGEAKEAREPAAEGAEDKPRKSRNRRRGKGKGTGQEGQQGQQGQQGQQAGGPRQSQQPQQPKQPKQARPPQPAPDRDPEEFLDDDVDNFGNRADYVSPYPPKGQGRNQRRGGQGQGQSQGQGQRQQGQGQPSQGRSGGGEKGRGQGGNGQGRQGGQGGQKQGQQRQGKPSAKGRGNGQRREDQLVSRGRDEPAVQDPRASNKPAPKIIMKESRTDRYPTPEQLDELQQSNRPRGEKPALLTRNR, encoded by the coding sequence ATGTCCTTTGCTTCCCTCGGTCTCTCCGAGGCATTGGTCGGCGCCGTCGAAGCTGCCGGCTACGCCCAGCCCACTCCCGTGCAACAGCGGGCGATTCCCGCCGTGTTGCAAGGTCGCGACCTGATGGTTGCGGCCCAGACCGGTACCGGCAAGACCGCCGGTTTCGCCTTGCCCGTTCTGGAACTGCTGTTCCCCAACGGCCATCGCGACAAGTCCCAGCGCCATGGCCCACGCCAGCCGCGGGTACTGGTCCTGACTCCGACCCGCGAACTGGCGGCCCAGGTACACGACAGCTTCAAGCTCTACGCCCGTGACCTCGGCCTCATCAGCACCTGCATCTTCGGTGGGGTCGGCATGAATCCCCAGGTCCAGGCCCTTGCCAAGGGCGTGGACCTGCTGGTGGCCTGCCCCGGCCGCCTGCTCGACCTGGCCGGCCAGGGTAGCGTCGACCTCTCCCACGTGGAGATCCTGGTACTCGACGAAGCCGACCGGATGCTCGACATGGGCTTCATTCACGATGTGAAGAAGGTCCTCGCCCGACTCCCGGCCAAGCGCCAGAACCTGCTGTTCTCGGCGACCTTCTCGAAAGACATCGTCGACCTCGCCAACAAGCTGCTGCACGATCCCGAACGCATCGAAGTGACGCCGCCGAACACCACGGTCGAGCGTATCGAACAGCGCGTGTTCCACCTCCCGGCCAGCCACAAGCGGGCCCTGCTGGCGCACCTGATCACCGTCGGTGCCTGGGAACAGGTGCTGGTCTTCACCCGGACCAAGCACGGCGCCAACCGCCTGGCCGAGTACCTGACCAAGCACGGCCTGGCCGCCGCCGCGATTCACGGCAACAAGAGCCAGAACGCGCGCACCAAGGCCCTGGCGGACTTCAAGGCCAACGACGTACGCATCCTGGTGGCCACCGACATCGCCGCCCGCGGCCTGGACATCGACCAGTTGCCCCACGTGGTCAACTTCGAGCTGCCCAACGTCGAGGAAGACTACGTACACCGCATCGGCCGTACCGGTCGTGCCGGTCGTAGCGGTGAAGCCATCTCCCTGGTGGCGCCGGACGAAGAGAAGCTGCTCAAGGCCATCGAGCGCCTGACCAAGCAACGCATCCCGGACGGTGATACCCAGGGCTTCGACCCGGCCACCGTCGAGGCCGAGCGTCCCGAGGCGCGTCCGCCGCGTCCGGAGCGCCAGCCCCGCGCCGACAAGCCCAAGCGCGAATCCAGGGCCGCCGCGCCCCAGGCCTCTGGCGAAGCCAAGGAAGCCCGGGAACCCGCTGCCGAAGGCGCCGAAGACAAACCGCGCAAGAGCCGCAATCGCCGCCGTGGCAAGGGCAAAGGCACGGGCCAGGAAGGCCAACAGGGCCAACAGGGCCAACAGGGCCAGCAAGCCGGTGGCCCGCGCCAGTCGCAGCAACCGCAACAGCCCAAGCAACCGAAACAGGCCCGCCCGCCGCAACCAGCGCCAGATCGGGACCCTGAAGAGTTCCTCGATGACGACGTGGACAACTTCGGCAATCGCGCTGACTACGTCAGCCCCTACCCGCCCAAGGGCCAGGGCCGCAATCAGCGGCGCGGTGGCCAGGGCCAGGGTCAGTCCCAAGGTCAGGGTCAGCGTCAGCAAGGCCAGGGCCAACCGAGCCAGGGCCGCAGCGGCGGTGGCGAGAAAGGCCGCGGCCAGGGTGGCAACGGCCAAGGTCGTCAGGGTGGCCAGGGCGGTCAGAAGCAGGGCCAACAGCGCCAGGGCAAACCGTCGGCCAAGGGCCGTGGCAATGGCCAGCGCCGTGAAGACCAGCTGGTTTCCCGTGGCCGCGACGAGCCTGCGGTGCAAGATCCGCGCGCCAGCAACAAGCCGGCGCCGAAGATCATCATGAAAGAGTCCCGCACCGACCGTTACCCGACGCCGGAGCAGTTGGACGAGCTGCAACAGAGCAACCGCCCGCGCGGCGAGAAACCGGCATTGCTGACCCGCAATCGCTGA
- a CDS encoding MFS transporter — MNAPSDNRRPLVVALLMAVMVISVLDKSIFAFAGPQIIDELKLSPEQFGFIGSAFFFLYSLSGVLVGFLANRLPSRHILAGMSLVWMVAQLLTALSSSFFALVASRMLLGAGCGPGTAVTQHACFKWYAPRERVLPSALIQVALMLGAIAGALSLPLLIEHLGWRMGYLLLAAIGLVWLLLWRVYGREGEHDDAEGETGGGNAPYRQLLLNRTFVFITLAGFCCYLPTALIFSWVPVYLQKGMALTPMQSGYVVMAATVGVIILNLLVSGLSQRALKRGASVRLAMVMPPMLACLGAGVAMSLMGFLEQGLGATLALYVVGGILVNLLPTFANSIVAFIAPPRQRGSMLAIHIGLMTSAGMLAPHVVGQAIGWAGGDIAKGFELAVGLFGLALIAGGALGLRLIDPERSRAQLASHTTESVNAPAPSQA; from the coding sequence ATGAATGCCCCTTCCGACAACCGCCGCCCGCTGGTGGTTGCCCTGCTGATGGCCGTGATGGTCATCAGCGTGCTCGACAAGAGCATCTTCGCCTTCGCCGGCCCGCAGATCATCGACGAGCTGAAGCTTTCGCCCGAGCAGTTCGGCTTCATCGGCAGCGCCTTCTTCTTCCTCTACTCCCTCTCCGGGGTGCTGGTGGGTTTTCTCGCCAACCGCCTGCCGAGCCGCCACATCCTCGCCGGCATGTCCCTGGTGTGGATGGTCGCCCAACTGCTGACTGCGCTATCCAGCAGCTTCTTCGCCCTGGTGGCCAGCCGCATGCTGCTCGGCGCCGGCTGCGGACCGGGCACCGCGGTGACCCAGCACGCCTGCTTCAAGTGGTACGCGCCGCGCGAGCGGGTGCTGCCCTCGGCCTTGATCCAGGTGGCGCTGATGCTCGGTGCCATAGCCGGCGCCCTGTCGCTGCCGCTGCTGATCGAGCACCTGGGCTGGCGCATGGGCTACCTGCTCCTCGCCGCCATCGGCCTGGTCTGGCTGCTCCTGTGGCGGGTCTACGGCCGCGAGGGGGAACATGACGACGCCGAAGGCGAAACCGGCGGCGGCAACGCGCCCTACCGCCAGTTGCTGCTCAACCGCACCTTCGTCTTCATCACCCTGGCCGGTTTCTGCTGCTACCTGCCCACCGCGCTGATCTTCAGCTGGGTACCGGTGTACCTGCAGAAGGGCATGGCACTGACGCCGATGCAGTCCGGCTACGTGGTGATGGCCGCCACCGTCGGCGTGATCATCCTCAACCTGCTGGTTTCCGGCCTTTCCCAACGCGCCCTCAAGCGCGGCGCCAGCGTGCGCCTGGCGATGGTCATGCCGCCCATGCTGGCCTGCCTGGGCGCCGGCGTCGCCATGAGCCTGATGGGCTTCCTCGAGCAGGGCCTGGGCGCGACCCTGGCGCTGTACGTGGTGGGCGGCATCCTGGTGAACCTGCTGCCGACCTTCGCCAACAGTATCGTCGCCTTCATCGCCCCACCCCGTCAGCGCGGCAGCATGCTGGCCATCCACATCGGCCTGATGACCAGCGCCGGCATGCTCGCTCCCCATGTGGTCGGCCAGGCCATCGGCTGGGCAGGCGGCGACATCGCCAAGGGCTTCGAGCTGGCCGTCGGCCTGTTCGGCCTGGCCCTGATCGCCGGCGGCGCCCTCGGCCTGCGCCTGATCGACCCGGAACGCAGCCGCGCCCAACTCGCTTCCCACACCACCGAATCCGTCAACGCACCGGCCCCGAGCCAGGCCTGA
- a CDS encoding YceI family protein: MLKKTFAALTLGAALFAGQAMAADFVIDKEGQHAFVNFKISHLGYSYIYGTFKDFDGTFSFDEKNPEASKIKVTLKTASVDTNHAERDKHIKSGDFLNVAKNPTATFESTAVKSTGQGTADVTGNLTLNGVTKPVVIKAKFVGQGDDPWGGYRAGFEGTTSIKLKDFDIQKDLGPASQEAELIISFEGVRS, from the coding sequence ATGCTGAAGAAAACCTTCGCTGCGCTGACCCTGGGCGCCGCCCTGTTCGCGGGCCAAGCCATGGCCGCCGATTTCGTGATCGACAAGGAAGGCCAGCACGCCTTCGTCAACTTCAAGATCAGCCACCTGGGCTACAGCTACATCTACGGCACCTTCAAGGACTTCGACGGCACCTTCAGCTTCGACGAGAAGAATCCCGAGGCCAGCAAGATCAAGGTGACCCTGAAGACCGCCAGCGTCGACACCAACCATGCCGAGCGCGACAAGCACATCAAGAGCGGCGACTTCCTGAACGTCGCCAAGAACCCCACCGCGACCTTCGAGTCCACCGCGGTCAAGTCCACCGGCCAGGGTACCGCCGACGTGACCGGCAACCTGACCCTGAACGGCGTGACCAAGCCGGTCGTGATCAAGGCCAAGTTCGTTGGCCAGGGCGACGATCCCTGGGGCGGCTACCGCGCCGGCTTCGAAGGCACCACCAGCATCAAGCTGAAGGACTTCGACATTCAGAAGGACCTCGGCCCGGCTTCCCAGGAAGCCGAGCTGATCATCTCCTTCGAGGGTGTGCGCTCCTAA
- a CDS encoding adenosylmethionine--8-amino-7-oxononanoate transaminase: protein MGLNADWMQRDLSVLWHPCTQMKDHERLPVVPIRRGEGVWLEDFEGKRYLDAVSSWWVNVFGHANPRINQRIKDQVDQLEHVILAGFSHAPVIELSERLVSITPKGLDRVFYADNGSSGIEVALKMSYHFWRNQGLERKKRFVTLTNSYHGETVAAMSVGDVALFTETYKSLLLDTLKVPSPDCYLRPEGMCWEEHSRAMFAHMERTLAEHHQEVAAVIVEPLIQGAGGMRMYHPVYLKLLREACDRYGVHLIHDEIAVGFGRTGTMFACEQAGIAPDFLVLSKALTGGYLPMAAVLTSDAIYQGFYDDYQTLRAFLHSHTYTGNPLACAAALATLDIFEEDRVIEANRKLAMRMATASAHLADHPHVSEVRQTGMVLAIEMVQDKAGKTPYPWQERRGLKVFQHALERGALLRPLGNVVYFLPPYVITEEQIDFLAEVASEGIDIATRDSVSVQVATDLHPNHRDPG from the coding sequence ATGGGCCTCAACGCCGACTGGATGCAACGCGACCTTTCCGTGCTCTGGCACCCCTGCACCCAGATGAAGGATCACGAACGCCTGCCGGTGGTCCCCATCCGCCGTGGCGAGGGCGTCTGGCTGGAAGACTTCGAGGGCAAGCGCTACCTGGACGCCGTCAGCTCCTGGTGGGTCAACGTCTTCGGCCACGCCAACCCGCGCATCAACCAGCGCATCAAGGACCAGGTCGACCAGCTGGAACACGTGATCCTCGCCGGCTTCAGCCATGCGCCTGTCATCGAGCTGTCCGAGCGTCTGGTCAGCATCACGCCCAAGGGCCTGGACCGGGTGTTCTACGCCGACAACGGCTCGTCCGGCATCGAAGTGGCGCTGAAGATGAGCTACCACTTCTGGCGCAACCAGGGCCTGGAGCGCAAGAAGCGCTTCGTCACCCTGACCAACAGCTACCACGGCGAAACCGTGGCGGCGATGTCGGTGGGCGACGTCGCCCTCTTCACCGAAACCTACAAGTCGCTGCTGCTGGACACCCTCAAGGTGCCGAGCCCGGACTGCTACCTGCGCCCCGAGGGCATGTGCTGGGAAGAACATTCCCGCGCCATGTTCGCCCACATGGAGCGCACCCTGGCCGAGCACCACCAGGAGGTGGCGGCGGTGATAGTCGAGCCGCTGATCCAGGGCGCCGGCGGCATGCGCATGTACCACCCGGTGTACCTCAAGCTGCTGCGCGAGGCCTGCGACCGCTACGGCGTACACCTGATCCATGATGAGATCGCCGTGGGCTTCGGCCGCACCGGCACGATGTTCGCCTGCGAGCAGGCGGGCATCGCCCCGGACTTCCTGGTGCTGTCCAAGGCACTCACCGGCGGCTACCTGCCGATGGCTGCGGTGCTCACCTCCGATGCCATCTACCAGGGCTTCTACGACGACTACCAGACCCTGCGCGCCTTCCTCCACTCCCACACCTACACCGGAAACCCGCTGGCCTGCGCCGCCGCCCTGGCGACCCTGGACATCTTCGAAGAGGACCGCGTGATCGAGGCCAACCGCAAGCTGGCCATGCGCATGGCCACGGCCAGCGCGCACCTGGCGGACCATCCCCATGTGTCCGAAGTGCGCCAGACCGGCATGGTCCTGGCCATCGAGATGGTCCAGGACAAGGCCGGCAAGACGCCCTACCCCTGGCAGGAGCGCCGTGGCCTGAAGGTCTTCCAGCACGCCCTGGAGCGCGGCGCGCTGCTGCGGCCGCTGGGCAACGTGGTGTACTTCCTGCCGCCCTACGTGATCACCGAGGAGCAGATCGACTTCCTCGCCGAGGTGGCCAGCGAAGGCATCGATATCGCCACCCGCGATTCGGTCAGCGTGCAGGTGGCCACGGACCTGCACCCGAACCACCGCGATCCGGGCTGA
- a CDS encoding cytochrome b: MQWRNSPSRFGLVSIVLHWGVALVFVGLFALGWWMVGLNYYSGWYKTAPDIHKGIGILLFLVMLARLAWRFISPPPPALPNHGALTRLGSKLGHLALYAGLFALMISGYLISTADGRGISVFGLFEVPASLTSIPDQEDVAGAIHEYLAWGLLIFAGIHALAALKHHFIDRDATLTRMLGRAAK; encoded by the coding sequence ATGCAATGGCGCAATTCCCCCTCCCGTTTCGGTCTGGTCAGTATCGTTCTGCATTGGGGAGTGGCACTGGTCTTCGTCGGCCTGTTCGCCCTCGGCTGGTGGATGGTCGGGCTGAACTACTACAGCGGCTGGTACAAGACCGCCCCGGACATCCACAAGGGCATCGGCATCCTGCTCTTCCTGGTGATGCTGGCGCGCCTGGCCTGGCGTTTCATCAGCCCGCCGCCGCCGGCCCTGCCCAATCACGGCGCTCTGACCCGCCTGGGCTCCAAGCTGGGCCACCTGGCGCTCTACGCCGGCCTGTTCGCCCTGATGATTTCCGGTTACCTGATCTCCACCGCCGATGGCCGTGGCATTTCCGTGTTCGGCCTGTTCGAGGTGCCGGCCAGCCTGACCAGCATCCCCGACCAGGAAGATGTCGCCGGCGCCATTCACGAATACCTCGCCTGGGGCCTGTTGATCTTCGCCGGCATCCACGCGCTGGCTGCGCTCAAACACCACTTCATAGACCGCGACGCGACCCTGACCCGCATGCTGGGCCGTGCCGCCAAATAA
- a CDS encoding CapA family protein gives MHKRVPSPQQRPESIGLQPTWRNADVEDGFCVVAVGDIIITHGIRDKLARKSPELLEILKRGDAVVGNYECTAIDFNTYDGYPEALSGFSWLISDADAPADLASIGFNLMSRANNHALDWGAAGLRMTDRLLDEAGIAHAGTGNSLAAARAPAFINTDKARVSLISYATTFEANAPAADGLGVVPPRPGLNPLRTTPHRLVSAEDFAVLKRLNAQEAFQDHYLLRTLHGEHSVHLGMALHYRVDPSAAPGTVRIHYECDKLDSADILRNLRQAKQSSDFTIVAQHTHEPDNQCVEVPNYLPALARQLVDNGADMLCGHGPHQIRGIEVYNGKPLLYSLGNFCFMDNSMQVMPADKWESREWMAAEAFVGPKGITNPRLTTPAEFLEWKRVVGIFSEPVWFESVVAECRFKADGRLKELLLHPIELGFDGRDAERGIPRLAFDNDDNQQQARRILERLQALSAEFGTRIEIDTLEIGQRVSSVGRVVLADA, from the coding sequence ATGCACAAACGCGTCCCCTCGCCCCAGCAGCGCCCCGAATCCATCGGCCTGCAACCAACCTGGCGCAACGCCGATGTCGAAGACGGCTTCTGCGTGGTCGCCGTCGGCGACATCATCATCACCCACGGCATCCGCGACAAACTCGCGCGCAAGTCGCCGGAGCTGCTCGAGATCCTCAAACGCGGCGACGCCGTGGTGGGCAACTACGAATGCACCGCCATCGACTTCAACACCTACGACGGCTACCCCGAGGCACTGTCCGGCTTCTCCTGGCTGATCAGCGATGCCGACGCCCCGGCGGACCTGGCCAGCATCGGTTTCAACCTGATGTCCCGGGCCAACAACCATGCCCTGGACTGGGGCGCGGCCGGCCTGCGCATGACCGACAGGCTGCTCGATGAAGCCGGCATCGCCCACGCCGGCACCGGTAACAGCCTCGCCGCCGCGCGGGCACCGGCCTTCATCAACACCGACAAGGCGCGGGTGTCGCTGATCTCCTATGCCACCACCTTCGAAGCCAATGCCCCGGCGGCCGACGGACTCGGCGTGGTGCCGCCGCGCCCCGGCCTGAACCCGTTGCGTACCACGCCCCACCGCCTGGTATCGGCGGAAGACTTCGCCGTACTCAAGCGCCTCAATGCCCAGGAGGCCTTCCAGGACCACTACCTGCTCAGGACCCTGCATGGCGAACACAGCGTGCACCTGGGGATGGCCCTGCACTACCGCGTCGACCCAAGCGCCGCGCCGGGCACCGTGCGCATCCACTACGAGTGCGACAAGCTCGATTCGGCCGACATCCTGCGCAACCTGCGCCAGGCCAAGCAGAGCAGCGACTTCACCATCGTCGCGCAGCACACCCACGAGCCGGACAACCAGTGCGTCGAGGTGCCCAACTACCTGCCGGCCCTGGCCCGCCAGCTGGTGGACAATGGCGCCGACATGCTCTGCGGCCACGGCCCGCACCAGATCCGCGGCATCGAGGTCTACAACGGCAAGCCGCTGCTCTACTCCCTGGGCAACTTCTGCTTCATGGACAACAGCATGCAGGTGATGCCCGCAGACAAGTGGGAAAGTCGCGAGTGGATGGCCGCCGAGGCCTTCGTCGGGCCCAAGGGCATCACGAACCCGCGCCTGACCACCCCGGCCGAGTTCCTCGAATGGAAGCGCGTGGTGGGCATCTTCAGCGAGCCAGTGTGGTTCGAGAGCGTGGTCGCCGAATGCCGCTTCAAGGCCGACGGCCGCCTCAAGGAATTGCTGCTGCACCCCATCGAACTGGGCTTCGACGGACGTGACGCCGAGCGCGGCATCCCGCGCCTGGCCTTCGACAACGACGACAACCAGCAGCAGGCCCGGCGCATCCTCGAACGCCTGCAGGCGCTGTCCGCCGAGTTCGGCACGCGGATCGAAATCGACACCCTGGAGATCGGCCAGCGTGTCAGCAGCGTCGGCCGGGTCGTGCTCGCCGACGCCTGA
- a CDS encoding M14 family metallopeptidase codes for MDLNCFSHDYAEARGKFLEICGQRGLAVESHLHPLPGRDNEQLALDAAFSGRPDAANLLVLSSGCHGIEGFCGSAVQIDRLRDQAWAERCERDDLAVLYLHALNPYGFSWWRRVNEDNVDLNRNFLDFDQPLADNPDYRAVAPWLLQPGPLNNLRLLGYALRHGKMSLQAAISRGQHSDPHGLFFAGTRPTWSNTTLRGILREHGQRCRRIAWIDVHTGLGPHGVGELIYKGYQRPEDIARARRWWGQEVTNSAEGNSSSAKLNGTLDHLVMGECAQAEYNGLTLEYGTLPGRKVLSALREEQWLQNHPDSAAPVRQRIKRRLRDAFYPQQQGWKKQVLEQAREVLDQALAGLASPLT; via the coding sequence ATGGACCTGAACTGCTTCTCCCACGACTACGCCGAAGCCCGCGGCAAGTTCCTCGAAATCTGTGGCCAGCGCGGCCTGGCCGTGGAATCCCACCTGCACCCGCTGCCAGGTCGAGACAACGAACAGCTGGCGCTGGATGCGGCCTTCAGCGGCCGGCCGGACGCCGCCAACCTGCTGGTGCTCAGCAGCGGCTGCCACGGCATCGAGGGCTTCTGCGGCTCGGCGGTCCAGATCGACCGCCTGCGCGACCAGGCCTGGGCCGAGCGCTGCGAGCGCGACGACCTCGCCGTCCTCTACCTCCACGCGCTCAATCCCTACGGCTTCTCCTGGTGGCGCCGAGTGAACGAGGACAACGTGGACCTGAACCGCAACTTCCTCGATTTCGACCAGCCCCTGGCGGACAACCCCGACTACCGCGCGGTGGCGCCCTGGCTGCTGCAGCCGGGCCCGCTGAACAACCTGCGCCTGCTCGGTTACGCCCTGCGCCACGGCAAGATGAGCCTGCAGGCGGCGATTTCCCGTGGCCAGCACAGCGACCCCCATGGGCTGTTCTTCGCCGGCACCCGGCCGACCTGGAGCAACACCACCTTGCGCGGCATCCTGCGCGAGCACGGCCAGCGCTGCCGGCGCATAGCCTGGATCGACGTGCACACCGGGCTTGGTCCCCATGGCGTCGGCGAGCTCATCTACAAGGGCTACCAGCGCCCCGAAGACATCGCCCGTGCCCGCCGCTGGTGGGGCCAGGAGGTGACCAACAGCGCCGAGGGCAACTCATCCTCCGCCAAGCTCAACGGCACCCTCGACCATCTGGTGATGGGTGAGTGCGCCCAGGCCGAGTACAACGGCCTGACCCTGGAGTACGGCACCCTGCCGGGGCGCAAGGTGTTGTCCGCACTGCGTGAGGAGCAGTGGCTGCAGAACCACCCGGACAGCGCGGCGCCGGTGCGCCAGCGCATCAAGCGGCGCCTGCGCGATGCCTTCTATCCGCAGCAGCAGGGCTGGAAGAAACAGGTACTGGAACAGGCCCGCGAGGTACTGGACCAGGCGCTGGCCGGACTGGCCAGTCCGCTGACCTGA
- a CDS encoding ABC transporter substrate-binding protein produces MPSLRILLIALLACLGPAAQAEPLRIVSEPWAPYIFEENGQPRGQDYEASVIVFKRLGIDVQWSLLPWKRCLVELESGQADAVLDIFHTRERETRMVFPAEPLSEVEFVLFHARQRPYPFERLSDLRGLKVGVSPGYWYADKAFRTSPLFFREPAPTHEANLGKLVRDRVDLVVNDRRAGRYLVRQMGLEAEVGQHPKVLSRDHLYLAFRRQPDLENLARRFSDELRRFKREPAYAELQARYAEPSDDNSGNR; encoded by the coding sequence ATGCCATCATTGCGGATTCTCCTCATCGCCCTGCTCGCCTGCCTCGGCCCCGCCGCGCAGGCCGAACCGCTGCGCATCGTCAGCGAGCCCTGGGCGCCCTACATCTTCGAGGAGAACGGCCAGCCCCGGGGCCAGGATTACGAAGCCAGCGTTATCGTCTTCAAGCGCCTGGGCATCGACGTGCAATGGAGCCTGCTGCCCTGGAAGCGCTGCCTGGTGGAGCTGGAAAGCGGCCAGGCCGACGCGGTGCTGGACATCTTCCATACCCGCGAACGTGAAACCCGGATGGTTTTCCCGGCGGAACCGCTGTCGGAGGTGGAGTTCGTGCTCTTCCACGCCCGCCAGCGACCCTATCCCTTCGAGCGCCTGTCCGACCTGCGGGGCCTCAAGGTGGGCGTCTCGCCGGGCTACTGGTACGCGGACAAGGCCTTCCGCACCTCCCCGCTGTTCTTCCGCGAACCGGCGCCTACCCACGAGGCCAACCTCGGCAAGCTGGTGCGCGACCGCGTCGATCTGGTGGTCAACGACCGCCGCGCCGGTCGCTACCTGGTTCGCCAGATGGGGCTCGAAGCCGAGGTCGGCCAGCACCCGAAGGTGCTCAGCCGCGACCACCTGTACCTGGCGTTCCGCCGCCAGCCCGACCTCGAAAACCTGGCCCGGCGCTTCAGCGACGAGCTGCGGCGCTTCAAGCGGGAACCGGCTTACGCCGAGCTCCAGGCGCGCTACGCCGAACCGTCCGACGACAACTCTGGTAACCGTTGA